One window from the genome of Solea solea chromosome 2, fSolSol10.1, whole genome shotgun sequence encodes:
- the upf3a gene encoding regulator of nonsense transcripts 3A isoform X2, whose protein sequence is MHVAVFSALPALAITSQSRENTVTTRAWRRRWGEMRSEKDQMTVGKEKSVVEIQFRDIPREQDNIPGNLKPKEEKKEVFTKVVIRRLPPHLSKDQLEEQLSPLPSYDYFEFFPADQSLYPHLFSRAYINFKNPEDILLFRDRFDGYVFIDNKGQEYPAVVEFAPFQKISKKKLKKKDAKAGSIEEDPEYKRFLENYSCDDEKSMANPETLLGEIEAKTRELIAKRTTPLLEYIKNKKIEKQRIREEKREERRRRELEKKRQREEEKRKRREEERRKRKEAEKQKKLSDKDIKIKLLKKSDRDDDVDSDRIKDKSDTGEADRGKWEKAGGQMKSKDPKEKGQPESDKEQREQHGRRQRDKDHRGKDEERKRQRHHYEFDKYMRRKDETKWGKGYCQDRAKKEGHHHGFSYCPDSGDKLGKEDREDLSNRKERLRNKDRPAMQLYQPGARNRKRMNSAGKGYDCIPVGPSSESGADHCYEVVTMATGLEKMFDKSKDEL, encoded by the exons atgcatgttgCCGTCTTTTCAGCTCTCCCTGCACTCGCGATAACATCACAGTCTCGCGAGAACACAGTGACAACACGGGCTTGGAGAAGGAGATGGGGAGAAATGCGGTCTGAAAAGGACCAAATGACCGTGGGCAAGGAGAAAAGCGTCGTCGAGATACAGTTTAGGGACATCCCGAGAGAGCAGGACAACATCCCCGGTAACCTCAAAccgaaagaggagaagaaggaggttTTCACCAAG GTGGTGATTCGAAGGCTTCCTCCTCACCTGTCAAAAGACCAACTAGAAGAACAGCTCAGCCCTCTGCCctcctatgactattttgagttcTTCCCAGCAGATCAAAG TCTGTATCCTCACCTCTTCTCGAGAGCATACATCAATTTTAAAAACCCTGAAGATATCCTGCTGTTTAGAGACAGATTTGATGGCTATGTCTTTATTGACAACAAAG GTCAGGAATATCCTGCAGTGGTAGAGTTTGCCCCCTTCCAGAAAATTTCCAAGAAGAagctaaaaaagaaagatgccAAAGCCGGGAGCATTGAAGAAG ATCCAGAGTACAAGCGATTCTTGGAGAATTACTCCTGTGATGACGAGAAGTCTATGGCCAATCCTGAGACTCTCCTGGGAGAGATAGAGGCCAAAACCAGAGAGCTCATAG ccaAACGAACAACACCCCTGTTGGAGTAcatcaaaaataagaaaatagagaaacag AGAataagagaggagaagagagaggagcggaggaggagagagctggaAAAGAAACGgcaaagagaagaggagaagaggaagcgacgagaggaggagagacgcAAACGGAAAGAGGCTGAGAAGCAGAAGAAACTGTCCGATAAAGACATCAAAATCAAA CTCCTGAAGAAGAGCGACAGAGACGACGATGTGGATTCGGACCGAATTAAGGACAAAAGTGACACTGGGGAGGCAGACAGAGGGAAATGGGAAAAAGCAGGAGGACAAATGAAGTCAAAGGACCCCAAGGAAAA AGGTCAGCCTGAGAGTGACAAGGAGCAAAGAGAACAGCACGGACGGCGACAGAGGGATAAAGATCACAGAGGGAAAGATGAAGAGCGGAAACGACAGAGACACCACTACGAGTTTGATAAATATATGCGGCGTAAAGATGAGACCAAGTGGGGGAAGGGCTACTGCCAAGACCGAGCCAAGAAAGAgggacatcaccatggcttctcCTACTGTCCTGACAGTGGAGACAAGCTAGGGAAGGAAGACAGGGAGGACCTGAGTAACAGGAAGGAACGCCTCCGAAACAAG GACCGCCCAGCCATGCAGCTCTACCAACCGGGCGCACGCAACCGCAAACGCATGAACTCAGCAGGCAAAGGCTACGACTGCATCCCTGTGGGCCCCTCATCTGAATCCGGAGCAGATCACTGTTATGAGGTTGTTACTATGGCAACAGGGCTGGAGAAGATGTTCGACAAGAGCAAAGATGAGCTGTGA
- the upf3a gene encoding regulator of nonsense transcripts 3A isoform X1 translates to MHVAVFSALPALAITSQSRENTVTTRAWRRRWGEMRSEKDQMTVGKEKSVVEIQFRDIPREQDNIPGNLKPKEEKKEVFTKVVIRRLPPHLSKDQLEEQLSPLPSYDYFEFFPADQSLYPHLFSRAYINFKNPEDILLFRDRFDGYVFIDNKGQEYPAVVEFAPFQKISKKKLKKKDAKAGSIEEDPEYKRFLENYSCDDEKSMANPETLLGEIEAKTRELIAKRTTPLLEYIKNKKIEKQRIREEKREERRRRELEKKRQREEEKRKRREEERRKRKEAEKQKKLSDKDIKIKLLKKSDRDDDVDSDRIKDKSDTGEADRGKWEKAGGQMKSKDPKEKGQPESDKEQREQHGRRQRDKDHRGKDEERKRQRHHYEFDKYMRRKDETKWGKGYCQDRAKKEGHHHGFSYCPDSGDKLGKEDREDLSNRKERLRNKVSEKDRPAMQLYQPGARNRKRMNSAGKGYDCIPVGPSSESGADHCYEVVTMATGLEKMFDKSKDEL, encoded by the exons atgcatgttgCCGTCTTTTCAGCTCTCCCTGCACTCGCGATAACATCACAGTCTCGCGAGAACACAGTGACAACACGGGCTTGGAGAAGGAGATGGGGAGAAATGCGGTCTGAAAAGGACCAAATGACCGTGGGCAAGGAGAAAAGCGTCGTCGAGATACAGTTTAGGGACATCCCGAGAGAGCAGGACAACATCCCCGGTAACCTCAAAccgaaagaggagaagaaggaggttTTCACCAAG GTGGTGATTCGAAGGCTTCCTCCTCACCTGTCAAAAGACCAACTAGAAGAACAGCTCAGCCCTCTGCCctcctatgactattttgagttcTTCCCAGCAGATCAAAG TCTGTATCCTCACCTCTTCTCGAGAGCATACATCAATTTTAAAAACCCTGAAGATATCCTGCTGTTTAGAGACAGATTTGATGGCTATGTCTTTATTGACAACAAAG GTCAGGAATATCCTGCAGTGGTAGAGTTTGCCCCCTTCCAGAAAATTTCCAAGAAGAagctaaaaaagaaagatgccAAAGCCGGGAGCATTGAAGAAG ATCCAGAGTACAAGCGATTCTTGGAGAATTACTCCTGTGATGACGAGAAGTCTATGGCCAATCCTGAGACTCTCCTGGGAGAGATAGAGGCCAAAACCAGAGAGCTCATAG ccaAACGAACAACACCCCTGTTGGAGTAcatcaaaaataagaaaatagagaaacag AGAataagagaggagaagagagaggagcggaggaggagagagctggaAAAGAAACGgcaaagagaagaggagaagaggaagcgacgagaggaggagagacgcAAACGGAAAGAGGCTGAGAAGCAGAAGAAACTGTCCGATAAAGACATCAAAATCAAA CTCCTGAAGAAGAGCGACAGAGACGACGATGTGGATTCGGACCGAATTAAGGACAAAAGTGACACTGGGGAGGCAGACAGAGGGAAATGGGAAAAAGCAGGAGGACAAATGAAGTCAAAGGACCCCAAGGAAAA AGGTCAGCCTGAGAGTGACAAGGAGCAAAGAGAACAGCACGGACGGCGACAGAGGGATAAAGATCACAGAGGGAAAGATGAAGAGCGGAAACGACAGAGACACCACTACGAGTTTGATAAATATATGCGGCGTAAAGATGAGACCAAGTGGGGGAAGGGCTACTGCCAAGACCGAGCCAAGAAAGAgggacatcaccatggcttctcCTACTGTCCTGACAGTGGAGACAAGCTAGGGAAGGAAGACAGGGAGGACCTGAGTAACAGGAAGGAACGCCTCCGAAACAAGGTGAGCGAGAAG GACCGCCCAGCCATGCAGCTCTACCAACCGGGCGCACGCAACCGCAAACGCATGAACTCAGCAGGCAAAGGCTACGACTGCATCCCTGTGGGCCCCTCATCTGAATCCGGAGCAGATCACTGTTATGAGGTTGTTACTATGGCAACAGGGCTGGAGAAGATGTTCGACAAGAGCAAAGATGAGCTGTGA